One part of the Mycobacterium marinum genome encodes these proteins:
- a CDS encoding patatin-like phospholipase family protein, with protein MHIPFAELIGSRFARRHAALDLVDKIDAETQDIDDSLDTVDLPSAEPAQLLQKMESRLIRQHLANPGVLSDEELRKLRYILNFARLADFEPGAAGPGGSRGRGDISVGAEVAPWRSRVSDILYGPLREEPDPITALKAARTALDGLSADQDDQRRVLIERHGSDFSAAELDSEVGYKKLVTILGGGGGAGFVYIGGIQRLLEAGQTPDYMIGSSFGSIIGSLVARCLPVPIDDYVEWAKTVSYRAILGPERLRRRHGLAGMFALRFDQFALSLLSREDNVRLRMSDLTIPFDVVVSGVRKQPYSALPSRFRRPELAALQLRSLPFQPIGIGPLVAARMWQVSAFIDLRVVKPIVVSGDDPDRDFDVVDAASFSSAVPGVLHHETSDDRMLDMLDALCADQDIAAIVDGGAASNVPVELAWKRVRDGKLGTRNACYLAFDCFHPQWDSRHMWLAPITQAIQLQMVRNLPYADHLVRFQPTLSPINLAPSAGAIDRAYEWGRSSVEDAIPVTTALLRPTWWEGDGPPVAEPAEHASSVASSMSSVMAAIHAPTGRFARWRDRHLT; from the coding sequence ATGCACATTCCGTTCGCCGAGTTGATAGGCAGCCGTTTTGCTCGCCGTCACGCCGCACTGGACCTGGTCGACAAGATCGATGCCGAGACTCAGGACATCGATGATTCCCTCGACACCGTCGATCTCCCGTCGGCCGAGCCGGCCCAGCTGCTGCAAAAGATGGAAAGCAGGCTGATCCGGCAGCACCTGGCCAACCCGGGCGTGTTGAGCGACGAGGAGCTGCGCAAGCTGCGCTACATCCTCAACTTCGCCAGACTCGCCGACTTCGAACCGGGAGCCGCGGGTCCGGGCGGCAGCCGCGGACGTGGTGACATCTCGGTGGGCGCCGAAGTCGCTCCGTGGCGGTCCCGGGTCAGCGACATCCTGTATGGACCGCTGCGCGAAGAGCCAGATCCGATTACCGCGCTCAAGGCCGCACGCACCGCGCTCGACGGTTTGTCCGCCGACCAAGACGACCAACGGCGAGTGCTGATCGAACGCCACGGCAGCGACTTCTCTGCGGCCGAACTGGACTCCGAGGTCGGCTACAAGAAGCTCGTCACCATCCTCGGCGGCGGGGGCGGCGCGGGGTTCGTCTACATCGGCGGCATCCAGCGCCTCCTGGAGGCCGGCCAAACGCCTGACTACATGATCGGGTCGTCGTTCGGGTCGATCATCGGCAGTCTGGTGGCGCGTTGTCTGCCGGTGCCGATCGACGACTACGTGGAGTGGGCCAAGACGGTGTCTTATCGCGCCATTCTGGGCCCCGAGCGGTTGCGCCGCCGCCACGGCTTGGCCGGGATGTTCGCCCTGCGCTTCGACCAATTCGCGCTATCGCTGCTCAGCCGTGAGGACAACGTCCGGCTCCGCATGTCAGATCTGACGATTCCGTTCGATGTCGTGGTCTCCGGCGTGCGAAAGCAACCGTATTCCGCACTGCCATCCCGGTTTCGCCGTCCGGAACTGGCGGCGCTGCAACTGCGCTCACTGCCCTTCCAGCCCATCGGCATCGGCCCGCTGGTCGCAGCCCGGATGTGGCAGGTTTCCGCCTTCATCGACTTGCGGGTGGTCAAACCGATCGTGGTCAGCGGCGATGACCCCGATCGCGACTTCGACGTCGTCGACGCGGCGTCGTTTTCGTCTGCCGTTCCCGGCGTGCTGCACCACGAAACCAGTGATGACCGCATGCTCGACATGCTCGATGCCCTCTGCGCCGACCAAGACATCGCGGCGATCGTCGACGGCGGCGCGGCCAGCAACGTGCCGGTCGAATTGGCGTGGAAGCGGGTGCGTGACGGAAAGCTCGGCACCCGCAACGCGTGCTACCTGGCCTTTGATTGCTTCCATCCGCAGTGGGACTCCCGGCACATGTGGCTGGCCCCGATTACCCAGGCGATCCAGCTGCAGATGGTGCGCAATTTGCCTTATGCCGACCACCTGGTCAGGTTCCAGCCGACGCTGTCACCGATCAACCTGGCCCCCTCGGCCGGCGCCATCGACCGTGCCTACGAGTGGGGCCGCAGCAGCGTCGAGGACGCGATTCCGGTGACGACGGCACTATTGCGGCCGACGTGGTGGGAGGGTGATGGACCGCCGGTCGCCGAGCCCGCCGAGCACGCGAGTTCGGTGGCTTCATCGATGAGCTCGGTGATGGCGGCGATACACGCACCGACGGGCCGATTCGCCAGGTGGCGTGACCGTCACCTCACATAA
- a CDS encoding protein adenylyltransferase SelO — translation MSAAPDLTIALQSHFLRDLPELAVRWQAEVPPDARLLVLNEPLAGELKLDSTWLRSSEGVRFLVGSLLPSGAVPVAQAYAGHQFGGFVPRLGDGRALLLGEIADTDGRLYDIHLKGSGRTPFARGGDGLAVVGPMLREYIVSEAMHALGIPTTRSLAVVGTGRQVQRETPLPGALLVRVARSHLRVGSFQYAAATGDVELLRRLADYAIARHYPGAADAERPYLALFEEVVAVQAALLARWMLIGFVHGVMNTDNMTISGETIDYGPCAFMEAYDPETVFSSIDHWGRYAYANQPVVAGWNLARFAEALLPLLADDMQEGIALAEKSFGVFRTRYDAVWCSGMRAKLGLPAVTEAEVVKPLADELLQLLRQGQVDYTSFFRHLAAAARGDGDAARAMFDAPSGFDDWLSRWQPLGPDAELMDGVNPIYIPRNHLVEEALAAATDGNLDPFRRLLDAVTDPYVERPGLERYAGPAPEDFGAYRTYCGT, via the coding sequence ATGAGCGCTGCACCGGATCTGACCATCGCTCTGCAAAGCCACTTCTTGCGGGACTTGCCGGAGCTGGCCGTTCGCTGGCAGGCCGAGGTGCCGCCAGACGCGCGGCTGCTGGTGCTCAACGAACCGTTGGCGGGCGAGCTCAAACTCGACTCCACGTGGTTGCGCAGTTCCGAAGGAGTCCGGTTCCTGGTCGGCAGTCTGCTACCCAGCGGAGCGGTTCCGGTGGCGCAGGCCTACGCCGGGCACCAGTTCGGCGGGTTCGTCCCGCGGTTGGGCGACGGCCGCGCCCTGCTGCTCGGCGAGATCGCCGATACCGATGGGCGCCTGTACGACATTCACCTCAAAGGCTCCGGGCGCACCCCGTTCGCCCGCGGTGGCGACGGCCTGGCCGTGGTTGGGCCGATGTTGCGCGAATACATCGTCAGCGAGGCGATGCACGCGTTGGGCATCCCGACAACGCGGTCCCTGGCCGTCGTGGGTACCGGGCGCCAGGTTCAGCGCGAGACACCACTGCCCGGCGCCTTGCTTGTCCGGGTCGCCCGTAGCCACCTGCGGGTGGGCAGCTTCCAGTACGCGGCCGCTACCGGCGACGTCGAGTTGCTGCGGCGCCTCGCCGACTACGCCATCGCCCGCCACTACCCCGGCGCCGCGGATGCCGAGCGCCCCTACCTCGCACTGTTCGAAGAGGTGGTCGCGGTCCAGGCCGCACTGCTGGCGCGCTGGATGTTGATCGGGTTCGTGCACGGGGTGATGAACACTGACAACATGACCATCTCGGGCGAAACCATTGACTACGGGCCGTGCGCCTTCATGGAGGCCTACGACCCCGAAACGGTGTTCAGCTCGATCGACCACTGGGGCCGCTACGCCTACGCCAACCAGCCCGTCGTCGCGGGCTGGAACCTGGCCCGCTTTGCCGAGGCCCTGCTGCCGCTGCTCGCCGACGACATGCAGGAGGGCATCGCCCTCGCCGAGAAGTCCTTCGGGGTATTCCGCACCCGCTACGACGCCGTCTGGTGCTCCGGTATGCGAGCCAAACTCGGCTTGCCGGCGGTGACCGAGGCCGAGGTGGTCAAGCCCCTGGCCGACGAGCTGCTGCAGCTCCTGCGGCAGGGCCAGGTCGACTACACCTCGTTCTTCCGGCACCTGGCGGCAGCGGCCCGTGGAGATGGCGACGCGGCCCGCGCAATGTTTGACGCCCCAAGCGGATTCGACGACTGGCTGTCACGCTGGCAGCCCCTGGGGCCGGATGCCGAATTGATGGACGGGGTCAATCCGATCTACATCCCCCGCAACCATCTCGTCGAGGAGGCTCTGGCCGCGGCGACCGACGGCAACCTCGATCCGTTCCGCCGGCTCTTGGATGCGGTCACGGACCCCTATGTCGAAAGGCCTGGGCTCGAGCGCTACGCCGGCCCGGCGCCCGAGGATTTCGGCGCCTACCGGACCTACTGCGGCACCTGA
- a CDS encoding DUF732 domain-containing protein, which translates to MAEPVPASDKTAALDGDKTAAVPSPAPTDTVETAWSREQDVSDVRDPGPDLPDVPDIPDGRGEELAAEPASLVQSWRTTLARAAALLLLGLGFAAVIVIGGWALSTESSPGKASKPRSVTQIAPTPTSAPTTTTTIASTPEQDSAYIAALNDRGISFANPNAAIYNGKLVCENFRRGLTVDEIVAAFRSSNPALSNHAGDYVDISMRTYCP; encoded by the coding sequence ATGGCCGAGCCGGTCCCGGCTTCCGACAAGACCGCCGCACTCGACGGCGACAAGACGGCAGCCGTCCCCAGTCCCGCACCCACCGACACGGTCGAGACGGCCTGGTCGCGCGAACAGGACGTCAGCGACGTCCGCGACCCCGGCCCAGACCTCCCCGATGTCCCGGACATCCCCGATGGTCGCGGCGAGGAGCTTGCTGCTGAACCGGCGTCGCTCGTCCAGTCCTGGCGCACCACCTTGGCCAGGGCCGCGGCCCTACTGTTGCTCGGTCTCGGGTTTGCGGCGGTGATCGTGATCGGTGGCTGGGCCCTGTCCACGGAGAGCTCGCCGGGCAAGGCCTCGAAGCCGCGGTCGGTCACCCAGATTGCGCCAACGCCGACGTCCGCCCCAACCACCACGACGACGATCGCCTCAACTCCTGAGCAGGACAGCGCCTACATCGCAGCGCTCAACGACCGGGGTATCTCCTTCGCCAATCCCAACGCAGCGATCTACAACGGCAAGTTGGTGTGCGAGAACTTCCGTCGTGGGCTCACTGTGGACGAGATCGTCGCGGCATTTCGTTCGAGCAATCCGGCCCTCAGCAACCACGCTGGCGACTACGTCGACATCTCGATGCGCACATATTGCCCGTAA
- a CDS encoding DUF2750 domain-containing protein, translating into MNLHLNADLQARYHRFVERVRTSGELWVLIGPEARGAWVESNHYVTEDDEPIPVHLVYSAAAYARQHATGAWAAYEPAALELEQFLAGPLQHMHQSGEMLGPDYNADLAGVEIEPIDLARALLGEEQP; encoded by the coding sequence GTGAATCTCCACTTGAACGCGGACCTGCAAGCCCGCTACCACCGCTTCGTCGAAAGGGTGCGCACATCAGGCGAACTCTGGGTGCTGATTGGACCCGAGGCACGGGGAGCGTGGGTCGAATCGAACCACTACGTGACGGAGGACGACGAGCCCATCCCCGTGCATCTGGTCTATTCGGCTGCAGCCTATGCGCGCCAGCACGCCACAGGGGCGTGGGCGGCATACGAGCCGGCGGCGTTGGAGCTGGAGCAGTTCCTGGCCGGGCCGCTTCAGCACATGCACCAGAGCGGCGAGATGCTGGGCCCCGACTACAACGCCGATCTCGCGGGAGTCGAGATCGAGCCCATCGACCTGGCCCGTGCCCTGCTGGGGGAAGAGCAGCCGTAG
- a CDS encoding TetR/AcrR family transcriptional regulator, protein MSDIAATMKCRLRVSRKRLVGTYGSMTHPNNPGTRRQADLSSRLTRRRHKLAPDPGIRRAILVAASMSVREHGVRGLSVATVLDRAQLSTRAFYRHFESKDQLVAAVFLEVARVEAVRLRTLMAKATNPIEGVAAWIDGRLDLAFDDAVKADLRHLSMDAQSHLLNAPELVEPAYAETLEPLIEQLHLGVAQEVFHDVDPHSEARSIQGVMWANTEQQWASGDCRRNEVRESTVRFCLRGLGVAPDTIAQIAAPD, encoded by the coding sequence ATGTCCGACATTGCAGCGACGATGAAATGTCGGCTGCGGGTGTCCCGGAAGCGCCTGGTGGGTACCTACGGATCTATGACGCATCCGAACAACCCGGGCACCCGCCGCCAGGCGGACCTGAGTAGCCGGCTTACGCGGCGCCGGCACAAGCTTGCTCCGGATCCTGGCATTCGGCGTGCCATCCTGGTCGCCGCGTCGATGTCGGTTCGCGAACATGGGGTTCGTGGACTTAGCGTCGCGACCGTCCTGGACCGGGCCCAACTCAGCACCCGGGCGTTCTACCGGCATTTCGAGTCGAAAGACCAACTGGTAGCCGCGGTGTTCCTCGAGGTCGCCCGGGTCGAAGCGGTGCGGCTCAGAACGCTCATGGCCAAAGCGACAAACCCGATCGAAGGAGTGGCTGCCTGGATCGACGGCCGCCTCGACTTGGCTTTCGACGACGCGGTCAAGGCGGACCTGCGTCACCTGTCCATGGATGCTCAATCACATCTGCTCAACGCCCCCGAGCTGGTCGAACCCGCATACGCCGAAACGCTTGAGCCGCTCATCGAGCAGCTTCACCTCGGCGTGGCCCAGGAAGTGTTCCACGACGTCGACCCGCACAGCGAGGCGCGCTCCATTCAGGGCGTGATGTGGGCCAACACGGAACAGCAGTGGGCCTCCGGGGATTGCCGACGCAACGAGGTTCGCGAGAGCACGGTGCGATTTTGCCTGCGCGGACTGGGCGTTGCGCCGGACACTATTGCGCAGATCGCCGCGCCAGACTGA
- a CDS encoding SDR family NAD(P)-dependent oxidoreductase: MDLGFSGSKAVVTGGSKGMGLAIAETLAAEGASVAVIARGKRALDSAVERLSQAGAPDAVAISADMADAASITSAFAAVSERWGQLNCLVHTIGPGDGYFEELDDAAWDAAFTLGTMSGVRAIRAALPLLRAADWARVVTLSAHSIQRQNPRLVAYTASKAALSSVTKNLSKSLAKDGILVNCVCPGTIVTASFTEQLKDLLAADGLDATNPYDVMAWIDKYFHQPCDLGRAGLPEEVASITAYLVSRRNGYVTGATVNADGGSDFI; the protein is encoded by the coding sequence ATGGACCTGGGCTTCAGCGGTTCCAAGGCCGTCGTCACCGGAGGCAGCAAAGGCATGGGCCTGGCCATCGCCGAAACCCTGGCCGCCGAAGGAGCCAGCGTGGCGGTGATCGCCCGTGGCAAGCGGGCACTGGACAGCGCCGTGGAAAGGCTAAGTCAGGCCGGCGCTCCCGACGCGGTGGCGATCAGCGCGGACATGGCCGACGCCGCATCGATCACCAGCGCCTTCGCCGCCGTCTCCGAACGCTGGGGGCAACTCAATTGCCTGGTGCACACGATCGGACCGGGCGACGGGTACTTCGAGGAACTCGACGACGCCGCTTGGGATGCCGCGTTCACGCTGGGCACGATGTCGGGGGTCCGGGCGATTCGCGCCGCGTTGCCCTTGCTGCGCGCCGCGGACTGGGCCCGCGTTGTGACGCTGTCCGCGCACTCGATTCAGCGACAGAACCCACGCCTGGTCGCCTACACGGCCTCGAAGGCGGCCCTATCCAGCGTGACCAAGAACCTGTCGAAGAGCCTGGCCAAGGACGGCATCCTGGTGAACTGCGTGTGCCCGGGAACCATCGTCACGGCCAGCTTTACCGAACAGCTCAAAGACCTGCTGGCCGCCGACGGACTCGATGCCACCAACCCGTACGACGTCATGGCCTGGATTGACAAATACTTTCACCAGCCGTGCGATCTGGGCCGCGCCGGGCTTCCCGAGGAGGTCGCTTCCATCACCGCCTACCTGGTGTCGCGGCGCAACGGCTATGTGACCGGCGCGACGGTGAATGCCGACGGCGGCTCGGACTTCATTTGA
- a CDS encoding LLM class F420-dependent oxidoreductase, whose product MRVGVLTFVTDEGIGPAELGAALEERGFESLFLAEHTHIPVNNQSPYPPGGPIPRKYYRTLDPFVALTAAAVATESLVLGTGIALIPERDPIVTAKEVASLDVVSGGRFCFGVGVGWLREEVANHGVDPAVRGRVTDERLGAMIEIWTQDNAEYHGKYVDFDPICCWPKPVTKPHPPLYIGGGPASFGRIARLGAGWIAISPSPQLLAGPLEELRSLAGEDVAVTVCLSDETKVSDLEGYLPLGVERVLLGLPTEPRDQTLRYLDQMESELVQLG is encoded by the coding sequence ATGCGTGTCGGAGTCCTGACGTTTGTCACCGATGAAGGCATCGGCCCTGCGGAGCTGGGCGCGGCACTCGAAGAGCGTGGGTTCGAGTCGCTGTTCCTCGCCGAGCACACTCACATCCCGGTGAACAATCAGAGCCCGTATCCGCCCGGCGGGCCAATTCCGCGCAAGTATTACCGCACGCTGGATCCGTTCGTGGCGTTGACGGCGGCGGCGGTGGCGACCGAGTCACTCGTCTTGGGCACCGGCATCGCGTTGATCCCCGAGCGGGATCCGATCGTGACGGCCAAAGAGGTGGCATCGCTGGACGTGGTGTCCGGCGGGCGGTTCTGCTTCGGTGTGGGTGTGGGGTGGCTGCGAGAAGAAGTCGCCAATCACGGTGTTGATCCGGCGGTGCGAGGACGGGTCACCGATGAACGGCTGGGCGCGATGATCGAGATCTGGACCCAGGACAACGCCGAATATCACGGGAAATATGTCGATTTCGACCCAATTTGCTGCTGGCCGAAGCCGGTGACCAAGCCCCATCCGCCGCTGTACATCGGGGGAGGGCCGGCAAGCTTTGGCCGCATCGCCCGCCTAGGTGCCGGATGGATCGCGATTAGCCCGTCACCGCAGCTGTTGGCCGGTCCACTCGAAGAACTGCGCTCGCTGGCCGGTGAGGACGTGGCGGTGACGGTGTGCCTGTCGGATGAGACGAAGGTCAGCGACCTCGAGGGTTACCTGCCGCTGGGGGTCGAACGAGTCCTGCTGGGATTGCCGACCGAGCCTCGCGACCAGACGTTGAGATATCTTGACCAGATGGAATCCGAACTGGTCCAGTTGGGATAA
- a CDS encoding sulfatase-like hydrolase/transferase → MPEGPDIVIIMTDEERAVPPYESADVLGWRQRTLTGRRWFDEHGVSFARHYTGSLACVPSRPTIFTGQYPDLHGVTQTDGIGKRFDDSRLRWLRAGEVPTLGNWFRAAGYDTHYDGKWHISHADLEDPDTGLSLATNDDDGEIDPAAVQRYLDADPLGPYGFSGWVGPEPHGAGNANSGFRRDPLIADRVVAWLEDRYARRRAGDEAALRPFLLVASFINPHDVVLFPAWARFGPLKPSHLDPPHVPAPPTANEDLRTKPAAQIAFRQAYYTGYGVAPAIKRTYHRNAQRYRDLYYRLHAENDGPIDRVRRAVTEGGSDNAVLVRTSDHGDLLGAHGGLHQKWFNLYDEATRVPFVIARVGDEATTARTVSAPTSHVDLVPTLLSAAGIDTDAVAANLAESFTEVHPLPGRDLMAVVDGAPADEDRAIYLMTRDNVLEGDTGASLLSRQLGRTVNPPAPLRIKLPAHVAANFEGLVVRVEDSDAPGGAGHLWKLVRTFDDPATWTEPGVRHLASNGVGGETYRTDPVDDQWELYDLTADPVETDNRWTDPELHELRQHLRMQLKQQRASSVPERNQPWPYANRQPETGESQGPIRRLLGRIGS, encoded by the coding sequence ATGCCTGAGGGCCCCGACATCGTCATCATCATGACCGACGAGGAGCGCGCGGTTCCCCCTTACGAGTCGGCCGACGTCCTGGGTTGGCGGCAGCGCACCCTTACCGGCCGTCGCTGGTTCGACGAACACGGGGTGAGTTTCGCCCGGCACTACACCGGATCGCTGGCCTGTGTGCCGAGTCGCCCGACAATTTTCACCGGCCAGTACCCCGACCTGCACGGTGTCACGCAAACCGATGGCATCGGCAAACGGTTCGACGACTCCCGGCTGCGCTGGCTGCGGGCGGGCGAGGTACCGACTCTGGGTAACTGGTTCCGCGCGGCGGGATATGACACCCACTACGACGGCAAATGGCACATCTCGCATGCCGATCTTGAAGACCCCGACACCGGCCTCTCGCTGGCCACCAACGACGACGACGGCGAGATCGACCCGGCGGCCGTACAGCGCTACCTCGATGCCGACCCGCTCGGCCCGTACGGCTTTTCCGGCTGGGTGGGCCCCGAGCCGCATGGCGCGGGCAACGCGAACAGCGGTTTCCGTCGTGACCCGCTGATCGCCGACCGAGTTGTTGCATGGCTCGAGGACCGCTATGCGCGCCGCCGTGCCGGCGACGAAGCGGCGCTGCGTCCGTTCTTGCTGGTGGCCAGCTTCATCAACCCGCACGACGTGGTGCTGTTCCCGGCCTGGGCGCGATTCGGCCCGTTGAAGCCGTCGCACCTAGACCCCCCGCATGTGCCGGCACCACCCACCGCCAACGAGGACCTGAGAACAAAGCCGGCCGCGCAGATCGCATTCCGGCAGGCGTACTACACCGGATACGGCGTGGCACCGGCGATCAAGCGCACCTACCACCGCAACGCGCAGCGCTACCGCGATCTCTACTACCGCTTGCACGCCGAGAACGACGGGCCGATTGACCGGGTCCGCCGCGCGGTGACCGAGGGCGGATCCGACAACGCCGTCCTGGTCCGCACATCCGACCACGGTGATCTGCTCGGGGCTCATGGCGGGCTGCATCAGAAGTGGTTCAACCTCTACGACGAGGCCACCCGGGTTCCGTTCGTCATCGCCCGAGTCGGCGATGAGGCGACCACGGCACGCACCGTTTCGGCCCCAACATCGCACGTCGACCTGGTGCCGACGCTGCTTAGCGCGGCCGGCATCGACACCGACGCCGTCGCCGCGAACCTTGCCGAATCATTCACCGAGGTGCACCCGCTGCCCGGTCGGGATCTGATGGCGGTGGTCGACGGGGCCCCCGCCGACGAAGATCGAGCGATCTACCTGATGACACGCGACAACGTGCTCGAAGGCGACACCGGCGCATCGCTGCTGTCCCGACAGCTGGGCCGCACGGTCAATCCCCCAGCGCCGCTGCGCATCAAGCTGCCCGCGCACGTGGCCGCCAACTTCGAAGGGCTTGTCGTGCGGGTCGAGGACTCCGACGCCCCCGGCGGCGCCGGCCACTTGTGGAAGCTGGTGCGCACCTTTGACGACCCGGCGACCTGGACCGAGCCCGGGGTACGTCACCTGGCCAGCAACGGTGTGGGCGGCGAGACCTATCGCACCGACCCGGTGGACGACCAGTGGGAACTCTACGATCTGACTGCCGATCCAGTCGAGACCGACAATCGTTGGACCGACCCCGAGTTGCATGAGCTGCGTCAGCATCTGCGGATGCAGCTCAAACAGCAGCGGGCCTCGTCGGTGCCGGAGCGCAACCAGCCGTGGCCCTATGCCAATAGACAACCGGAGACCGGTGAGTCGCAGGGCCCAATTCGTCGGCTGCTGGGCCGAATCGGGAGCTAG
- a CDS encoding DUF4267 domain-containing protein: MSIDRAALVAGSLRCASGISFLVDPVRANRLWGAGAQESSPTARLLLRSMGYRDALIGGLLATAAVRGKNTRGWFLASAGADAADLLGGISVHDELKRLQQIVALGGAVVGIGVGLWGAARPATEASAPQLG, from the coding sequence ATGTCGATCGATCGTGCCGCGCTGGTTGCGGGCAGTCTGCGTTGTGCCTCCGGTATCTCATTTCTCGTCGACCCGGTACGGGCGAACCGGCTTTGGGGTGCGGGTGCGCAGGAGTCGTCGCCGACGGCGCGGCTGCTGTTGCGGTCGATGGGCTATCGCGACGCCCTCATCGGAGGGCTGCTGGCGACAGCTGCGGTGCGCGGCAAGAACACCCGTGGCTGGTTCCTGGCTTCGGCTGGCGCGGACGCAGCCGACCTGCTCGGCGGGATCAGCGTGCATGACGAGCTGAAACGGCTACAGCAGATCGTCGCCCTCGGCGGCGCAGTCGTCGGTATCGGAGTGGGGCTCTGGGGTGCCGCGCGGCCGGCCACCGAAGCCAGTGCGCCCCAACTCGGGTAG
- a CDS encoding DUF808 domain-containing protein encodes MSAGLFGLLDDVAALARLAAASVDDVGSAAARATAKAAGVVVDDTAVTPQFVHGITAERELPIIKRIALGSLRNKLVFILPSAMLLSQFVPWLLSPILMLGATYLCYEGAEKLWSALRGNGSQARRPKDEQQVVTGAIRTDVILSAEIMVIALSEVADLAFLPRLVVLIVVALVITGAVYGVVAAIVKMDDVGLRLAETSSRVGQRLGRALVAGMPRLLSMIAAVGTVAMLWVGGHILLVGSDQIGWHTPYGLVHHLDEQVRHAVGSLGTVVAWLVNTGVSAALGLIVGAVAVTLVHLLPFRWAG; translated from the coding sequence ATGAGCGCAGGCCTGTTCGGGCTGCTCGATGACGTCGCTGCCCTGGCGCGGCTGGCCGCGGCCTCGGTGGACGACGTCGGTTCGGCCGCGGCTCGCGCGACCGCCAAGGCGGCAGGCGTAGTGGTCGATGACACCGCGGTAACGCCACAATTCGTTCACGGCATCACCGCCGAGCGCGAACTGCCGATCATCAAACGCATTGCGCTCGGCTCGCTGCGCAACAAGTTGGTGTTCATCCTTCCCAGCGCGATGCTGCTTAGCCAGTTCGTCCCGTGGCTGTTGAGTCCAATCCTGATGCTCGGCGCCACATACCTGTGTTACGAAGGCGCGGAGAAGCTGTGGAGTGCGCTGCGCGGCAACGGTTCCCAGGCCAGGAGGCCGAAAGACGAACAGCAAGTGGTGACCGGGGCGATCCGGACCGACGTCATCCTCTCCGCCGAGATCATGGTGATCGCGCTCAGCGAAGTGGCCGACTTGGCTTTTCTGCCAAGGCTTGTCGTCCTCATCGTCGTTGCGCTGGTGATCACTGGCGCGGTGTATGGGGTGGTGGCGGCGATCGTCAAGATGGACGATGTTGGGCTGCGGCTGGCCGAGACGTCGTCTCGGGTCGGGCAGCGGCTCGGTCGCGCCCTGGTCGCTGGGATGCCCAGGTTGTTGTCCATGATCGCGGCGGTCGGAACGGTTGCGATGCTGTGGGTGGGTGGCCACATCCTGTTGGTGGGCAGCGATCAGATCGGTTGGCACACCCCATACGGCTTGGTGCATCATCTCGATGAACAAGTGCGCCACGCGGTCGGGTCCCTAGGTACCGTCGTGGCCTGGCTGGTCAATACCGGCGTGTCGGCGGCGCTCGGACTGATTGTCGGGGCAGTAGCGGTCACGCTCGTGCACCTGCTGCCGTTTCGTTGGGCGGGTTAG
- a CDS encoding SPFH domain-containing protein, producing MTWEIVMLTMCLIGAAVAALLWKFAGNDKARLRGKIATLGALGAAVLFFLMGCFTIVGTRQIAIVTTFGRPNGVSLNNGFHGKWPWQMTHQMDGAVQIDKYVKEGNSDQRITVRLGNQSTALADVSIRWQLKQSAAPELFQQYKTFDNVRVNLIERNLSVALNEVFAAFNPLDPQNLDVSPLPNLAKRAADIMRQDVGGQVDIFDVNVPTIQYDQGTEDKINQLNQQRAQTSIAVEAQRTAEAQAKANEILSRSISNDPNVVVQNCITAAINKGISPLGCWPGSSALPTVSVPPGR from the coding sequence ATGACGTGGGAGATCGTGATGTTGACCATGTGCTTGATCGGCGCCGCCGTGGCGGCGTTGCTGTGGAAGTTCGCCGGCAATGACAAAGCGCGCCTACGCGGCAAGATCGCGACTCTCGGCGCCCTTGGGGCGGCGGTCCTGTTCTTCCTGATGGGCTGCTTCACCATCGTCGGGACCCGGCAGATCGCGATCGTCACCACCTTCGGCCGCCCCAACGGGGTGAGCCTGAACAACGGCTTCCACGGCAAATGGCCCTGGCAGATGACCCACCAAATGGACGGCGCGGTGCAGATCGACAAGTACGTCAAGGAAGGCAACAGCGACCAGCGCATCACCGTGCGGCTGGGCAACCAATCCACGGCCCTGGCCGACGTCAGTATCCGCTGGCAGCTCAAGCAGTCGGCCGCACCCGAACTCTTCCAGCAGTACAAAACCTTCGACAACGTGCGGGTCAACCTCATCGAGCGGAATCTGTCGGTTGCCCTCAACGAGGTGTTCGCCGCATTCAACCCACTGGACCCGCAAAACCTGGACGTGTCCCCACTGCCCAACCTGGCCAAGCGAGCCGCCGACATCATGCGCCAGGACGTGGGCGGCCAAGTCGACATCTTCGACGTCAACGTTCCGACCATCCAGTACGACCAGGGCACCGAGGACAAGATCAACCAGCTCAACCAGCAGCGCGCGCAGACCTCGATCGCCGTGGAGGCGCAACGCACCGCCGAGGCTCAGGCCAAGGCCAACGAGATCTTGTCCCGCTCAATCAGCAACGACCCCAACGTTGTGGTGCAGAACTGCATTACGGCCGCGATCAACAAGGGCATCAGCCCGCTGGGCTGCTGGCCGGGCAGCTCGGCTCTGCCGACCGTCTCGGTGCCCCCCGGACGGTAG